One segment of Sphingomonas telluris DNA contains the following:
- a CDS encoding retropepsin-like aspartic protease family protein, which produces MTNSLMLGGVYLLMAMMLVLGSLMARREPFARALTMALAWIAIFAGGFVLFTFRDDLGYVAQRLRAEATGQPVVQGREIRIPMAIDGHFWVDGRLNGKEVKFLIDSGATMTTVGRDTAARVGMPVSPTRNQIVRTGNGFIRVATGTAHTLQVGSIERNNIPMHVADGDDLNVLGMNFLSSLQRWGVEGRWLILVP; this is translated from the coding sequence GTGACGAACAGCCTGATGCTGGGCGGCGTCTATCTTCTGATGGCGATGATGCTCGTGCTCGGCTCACTCATGGCCCGGCGGGAGCCGTTCGCGCGCGCTTTGACCATGGCGCTCGCCTGGATCGCCATTTTCGCCGGCGGGTTCGTGCTGTTCACGTTTCGCGACGATCTCGGATACGTCGCGCAGCGCCTTCGTGCCGAAGCTACGGGCCAGCCCGTGGTACAGGGCCGCGAGATCCGCATCCCGATGGCCATCGACGGGCATTTTTGGGTCGACGGCCGCTTGAACGGCAAGGAGGTCAAGTTTCTCATCGACAGCGGCGCGACGATGACGACCGTCGGACGCGACACGGCGGCGAGGGTCGGAATGCCGGTCAGCCCGACGCGCAATCAGATCGTGCGCACCGGCAACGGCTTTATCCGCGTCGCAACTGGAACGGCGCACACGCTGCAGGTGGGCTCAATCGAGCGAAATAATATTCCGATGCACGTTGCGGACGGCGACGATCTCAATGTTCTTGGAATGAACTTCCTGTCGTCGCTTCAGCGTTGGGGCGTCGAGGGGAGATGGCTGATCCTGGTGCCATGA